The stretch of DNA GATTAAGAATATAGAGgtgattttaagaaaaaacacCTAGGAGTTGTTGCCTCCGGGGAGTGGGACTCTGTAGTGAGAAGGAATAGAGGAGAGATTGCTATTTTTCATTCAGTCTCTGACTTTTAAACTCATATGTGAATTGTTGTTTTGATAAAAattaatgttaagaaaaaagtCATCCAAACTAAAACCTGAGACATTCACACAGGGAATATTAATGATGTGTCTTACTTACCACACTGTGTAATTGGCTGCATTTAACTCGATAGCATCTCTGGTTAGTTTAAAAGCTCGTTCACTTCTCTCGTCACGCTGCAGGACAGCCCGGAAATAATCATAAACATCCTGAACTAGAAACAGAGCACACAACTGCATTAGGATGGTCTTTCTTGTTTAAAACGACCACTATAGTACAAAATGTTGTTTTTACTCTATGAGGAAGATACTTTATTGTATGTATACGATTTATaatatgcaaaagaaagaaaatccaatgACTATGACTGCCACTCTGATAACTTGTGTCACAGCCAGGATGCACGTACAGGAGTTGATGCCAGACTCCAGATCCCCCAAAGACCTTAtgcattaaagaaaattaagagtGCATATATCCAAATATATTCACTTAGCTGtttttctcacattttattttgatcagttttttttttttttggctgcatcaggtcttagttgcagcaggcaggcccttcgttgtggtgcacaggctccagagcgcatgggctctgtagtttgcagcacgtgggctctctagctgaggcacaagggctcagtagttgcagtgcatgggcttagttgcccctcggcatgtgggatcttagctccccgaccagggattgaacccacatcccctgcattggaaggcggattcttaacctctggaccaccagggaagtccctgatcagtttttttttttttttttaattaagaatattttttattctactcTGTATCAAGGCCATAGACACACAAAATGTTTGGATCACTTAATAAGTTATAACAGTCCATGTTTTCATAGTAAGAACAAGGACATAAATGATCATTTCCTGAGTTTACAGTGCAATGTAAAATTTAATCTGTATTGCTCATCAGACATCTTACAGCACAGAAATGTGATCAAAATGATCATTTGCTTTATCATGTCATAAAACACAAGAGCTTATTGTAGAACAGTGATACAGTTTAAATGGTAAGGAACTTTGTGATTCATAACAAAGAATCCTGTATATACTTGTTGCCATGACTGACCTTCCAGGACAAATATCAGTAGTAAAATAAGTTATGGTACAAAATAAAGTCAACAAGGTATCTATAGTGAAGAAACATTTGATTTCATTTAAGAAACTAAAACCTGGATTCCAGTTAACCTATAtacaaaaatgttcttttaaaaaacccTAAGTAATCACAAATTTAGCTAAAACAGTTGAATGACACCTCTTCATTATGCTGTAAAACTACGGATCTCATCTTTGGAAAAGTTCAAATCACGCAGCAACTTCATTCCTTGTTCTGTAAATGGCATTGGTCCACAAATGCAGATGAGGACTTTGGACGTGTCTAAACTTcttttcaaaaattcagaaagcagAGCTGGTGAAACGTATCCCCGTTTGCCATTCCATTCAGAAGTAGGTGCTGAGAGAACAAATTCAAGGTCAAATCTTTTATCCTTAAATGCTAATTTCTCCAATTGGCTTCTCCAAATTATGTGATCCTCTGTTTTATTGAAGAACATCAGCTTCACTTTCCTGAGACTGGGTATATTAGTCAAAGCATAACTCAGTACTTTAACCATTGGTGTGAAGCCTGTTCCCGCTGCCAATAAAAAGAGATCTTCCAATTCTTGGAactgggatattttaaaattgccCTCGGGATTGCTTACAGAAACATAATCTCCAATCTGAAGATGATCAAGCTCTGGTGTGAAGAGTCCAGCAGGGTAGATTTTGATCAAAAAGTAGATGTATTTATTGTTGGGAAGAACTGGTTCCTTGAACTCTGAGAATAAGGAATCAGATACAGGTGTATATGGCTTCACAATTTCAGTACCTATATCTTTCTTTGGAATAAGTGAATTATGATTCTCCAGGGGATGACCAAGGCATTTCCAAGaagtattctcttttttcttcaggACAATCTCTATTTTTCCCACATTCTCAACAACTCGCACAGAAAAATCGTCCTGAATCTCGTGACTTAGGGCAATATGTATAAGATATGAATAATCCTTGATAACTGTTTCTGCTCTAAAGGAATCATCCCGGTGATCAGCTATTACTGAGTCTAAATTGATATCCTTCTGTTTAGTATATATGACAATGGTGACTAAAGTGTCTCTTTGGAACCAGTCATAGCTTGGAGAACTAGGTCCTTCTTTGGCAAGTGGATCTGTCACTTGGCTCTTGGGAAGCATGCCGTTTAAGAGTTTCTTTTCCTCATGATAGTCTTTAGGAAAAGCAGGTTTAACGGCCATCCTGCCAACCAGGCATTCTTTCAGCATGGATTCATAGTTGACCCAGCGATGAACCATCTTGCCTCTTCCAGGACtaagtcactagccactgcagctgctgaccttcaacaccccctgaaaggagtgcagggtggagatcaggaatgacgCACTCTGtactctgggaaaaactggcagaacaggcctgaTCAAAAAGGTCAGTACCATCTGATCCTGCTGCTCTCATAAGTTCCTCTTCTCCACCAGGATGACACTCCATATACGGGCTGATGTTATAAACAAAGCCTCTTATGCATATCCAACAATCatcttttttgttgtgttttttcagTTCTTCTTCAGTTACTTCAATTAATCTTCCTTTTAATCCTGTTAGGTCCTTTCCACTTTTGGTCAGTCGAATCCAACCCATAAGACTTCTGCCCTGTTTCAGAGGGACCTTCCTACGCCCCCTGGAGGAGACGCACTGCTGCTGCTGGAGCCCGGGAAAGACTGGGAAGGGACGTTCAGCATCCTGGACCCTTGGCCCGGGCCCTGCCCGGGGTACGGCGCCCGACGGGATAGCTCGGCGCGACCCTTCTGGGGTAACACCTCCGGCTCCGGCTCCGAGGCCGGGCAGACGCCAAGCCCCCCCGATcagttttttttaactgaaaaagtaATATACACAATGATAGAAAACTCAAACAATACAAAAAGGCTCACGCTAAGTTTGCATTCCACTAAATTCCCAGTCCTTCTCCCCAGAAGCAATTGTGGAGTGATTCTAGTGTATCCTtccaaatatattctatgcaCATACAAGTATATGTTCTAATTCCatcctcccatttttttttaatacaaatgagATCACATCCTACTCTAACGTCCTGGGCCTTGCTCTCTTCACTCATACATTATTCAAGGTCATATAAACTAGTAAATATCTCTATGGAAAACCACTTGGTAAtatctatcaaaaatttaaaactggggacttctctggtggtgcagtggttaagaatccacctgccaatgcaggggacacgggttcaagccctggtctgggaagatcccacatgccgcggagcaactaagcccgtgcgccacaactactgagcctgcgctctagagtccgtgagccacaactaccgagcccgcacgccacaactactgaagcctgcatgcctagagcccgcgagccacaactactgagcccgtgagccacaacttactgaagcctgcaggcctagagcccgtgctccacaacaagagaaaccaccacaatgagaaccccacgcaccgcaacgaagagtagctcccacttgccgcaactagagaaagcccgcgcacagcaacaaagacccaacgcagccaaaaataaagtgtttctctaaaaaataaataaatacataaataataaataaaaactgccTACTCATTGACCTAACAATTCCAGTTccagtaagttttcttttcttttttttttttaaacatctttattgaagtataattgccttacaatggtgtgttagcttctgctttataacaaagagaatcagttatacacatacaatatgttcccatatctcttcccccaGTAAGTTTTCTTACAAATATACTCCTGTATGTGCCCAAAGCATCCAAGGAAATTcatataagaaataaagaaatgaagactggaaacaactgaaatttcCATGAGTAAAGAATGGGTTAAGTCCATCATGGTACACCCATACAACAAAATCCTATGCAGCTATTAGTAACGAGGCTGTTCTGCTATGTACTGAAATGGAAAAACTGCTAAGACAAGTTGTTGAGTGAAAAACGTAAGGTGCAGAGCAGCAGCTattcatttagttaaaaatatatgCTTATTTATGAACATACGAGTTTGAGGAACAAGATGGGAAGATGACATAATTTTCAACCGCATTCCCCGTTACAAAGTTTTCAAACAGTTGCACAGCATTTTGTTGTATGGGCACTCTAATTATACCTAACTCGTCCCCTATAAATGaatgtttaaattgttttcattcttttgctgtCCTATCATGGTATGTTTCTGCACACACGTGCAAATTCAGTACATCTGTAGGATGAATTCCtacaagtggaattactggatcaaggTTATGTGCACTGTTGATGCTGACAGACAGTGCCAAATTAACCTCTCAAAACAGGTCTGATCAATATATAGTCCCTCCAAGAATGCATGAATACACCgatttttttccacatcctcactgacaAGAGTATCAAAGAGTATTTCCACAAGAGAAACAGGCTTAAGAGAGATTAACAAGTTCACATGGCCCAGTGTACTTTGGAGACAGAAGTTAAACCCCAATCTAGTCTGACACCAAAGCACACACTgctaatcacaatgctcatttCACTGCAGCTGAAATGCCTTCACATCACAGCACAGAttaatgtagagaacagactaAGGCCCTAAACAGACTACTAAAAAAACCCAGGTGTTAAATACTCCTCAATACTTCTTtttccacaattaaaaatttatgTGGACATGctatgctatttttctttttttaaaaatttttatttatttggctgcgtcaggtcttagttgcagcatgtgggatcttcattgcagcatgcgggatcttttgttgcagtgcacgggctcttcattgtggcgtgtggtctccagagcacatgggctcagtagttgcagcgcgcaggctctccagttgtggcacgcaggctccagaacgtgcgggctcagtagttgtggcatgtgggctccagagtgcaagggctcagtagttgcggagcatgggctcaggagttgtggcgcatgggcttagttgccccatggcacatGGGtatgttccccgaccagggactgaacctgcatcccctgcatcggaaggcggattcttaaccactggaccaccaggaaagtcctgctATTTTTCTTAGAGCATACAATTTTCCAGTTACTGACAGGGTTCACAAACTTTTAGTAGGTCAATATGCATGAATACAATGTCAATATATCCTAATTTGCCTAACCGTTCCGCTACTACtggttgttttcaattttgttttataaaaatcacTGCTTTAAGCGTCCAAtggcttttcattaaaaaatttaaaaaattaaatacacaatacacacatacgtatttatgtgtgtgcatgcaagcACACATGGGTATGTATATAGTTTTGTTAGACTACAACCCCAAAAGTGAAATTATCAGAGGAGAGCATGAAAA from Balaenoptera ricei isolate mBalRic1 chromosome 21, mBalRic1.hap2, whole genome shotgun sequence encodes:
- the LOC132356532 gene encoding LOW QUALITY PROTEIN: cytochrome b5 reductase 4-like (The sequence of the model RefSeq protein was modified relative to this genomic sequence to represent the inferred CDS: inserted 1 base in 1 codon) — translated: MLNVPSQSFPGSSXQQCVSSRGRRKVPLKQGRSLMGWIRLTKSGKDLTGLKGRLIEVTEEELKKHNKKDDCWICIRGFVYNISPYMECHPGGEEELMRAAGSDGTDLFDQACKMVHRWVNYESMLKECLVGRMAVKPAFPKDYHEEKKLLNGMLPKSQVTDPLAKEGPSSPSYDWFQRDTLVTIVIYTKQKDINLDSVIADHRDDSFRAETVIKDYSYLIHIALSHEIQDDFSVRVVENVGKIEIVLKKKENTSWKCLGHPLENHNSLIPKKDIGTEIVKPYTPVSDSLFSEFKEPVLPNNKYIYFLIKIYPAGLFTPELDHLQIGDYVSVSNPEGNFKISQFQELEDLFLLAAGTGFTPMVKVLSYALTNIPSLRKVKLMFFNKTEDHIIWRSQLEKLAFKDKRFDLEFVLSAPTSEWNGKRGYVSPALLSEFLKRSLDTSKVLICICGPMPFTEQGMKLLRDLNFSKDEIRSFTA